A stretch of Onychomys torridus chromosome 2, mOncTor1.1, whole genome shotgun sequence DNA encodes these proteins:
- the LOC118577171 gene encoding noncompact myelin-associated protein, with translation MTTATTLGDAVFSLNMTRGEDFLSKSSGAIVAAIVVVVIIIVTLVLILLKVYNRRMRTRRELEPKSPKPPVPPALDPNSNGGQQPATVTFNHEDNKVETR, from the exons ATGACCACAGCCACTACTTTGGGGGATGCTGTCTTCTCGCTGAACATGACCAGAGGAGAAGACTTCCTGTCTAAGA GTTCTGGAGCCATCGTTGCTGCCATCGTGGTGGTTGTCATCATCATCGTCACCTTGGTTCTGATCCTGCTGAAGGTGTACAACAG GAGAATGAGGACCAGGCGGGAGCTGGAGCCCAAGAGCCCAAAGCCACCTGTGCCTCCTGCTCTGGACCCAAACAGCAATGGCGGCCAGCAGCCTGCGACTGTGACCTTCAACCACGAAGACAACAAAGTGGAGACTCGGTGA